In Bradyrhizobium guangxiense, the following are encoded in one genomic region:
- a CDS encoding phosphoribosylanthranilate isomerase, with product MSLLVKICGLSTRETLDVALDAGADMVGFVFFPPSPRHLSLALGRDLGRQVKGRALKVALTVDADDATLDNIMDALAPDIFQLHGQESVARLRDIKQRFGRPVMKAVPVANSADLAVLPGYAAVADRILFDARAPKDATRPGGLGAPFDWHLLENLDLKLPYMVSGGLHAENLAEALRVTRAGGVDVSSGIESAPGVKDPDMIKAFIRAARASQELSVR from the coding sequence ATGTCCCTGCTCGTCAAAATCTGCGGCCTGTCCACGCGCGAGACGCTCGACGTCGCGCTCGACGCCGGTGCCGACATGGTGGGGTTCGTGTTCTTCCCGCCGTCACCGCGGCACCTATCCCTGGCGCTCGGCCGCGACCTCGGCCGCCAGGTGAAGGGGCGTGCGCTCAAGGTGGCGCTCACCGTCGATGCCGACGATGCGACGCTCGACAACATCATGGATGCGCTCGCGCCGGACATCTTCCAGCTCCACGGCCAGGAGAGCGTCGCGCGGCTGCGCGACATCAAGCAACGCTTCGGCCGCCCGGTGATGAAGGCGGTCCCGGTCGCGAATTCAGCCGATCTCGCCGTGCTGCCCGGCTATGCCGCAGTGGCCGACCGCATTCTGTTCGACGCGCGCGCGCCGAAGGATGCGACGCGGCCCGGCGGCCTCGGGGCGCCCTTCGACTGGCACCTCCTGGAAAACCTCGATCTCAAATTGCCCTACATGGTCTCGGGCGGGCTGCATGCCGAAAACCTCGCTGAGGCCCTTCGCGTCACCCGCGCCGGCGGCGTCGATGTGTCCTCCGGCATCGAGAGCGCTCCCGGCGTCAAGGATCCGGACATGATCAAGGCCTTCATCCGCGCCGCGCGCGCCAGTCAAGAGTTGAGCGTCCGATGA
- a CDS encoding lipopolysaccharide assembly protein LapA domain-containing protein: protein MRKFLTALIVIPLGLILVAFAVANRHFVTVSFDPFISDDPSLSVTLPLFLLLILVAAIGVFAGGCAVWFGQRHWRRAARRHEAEARAARGELADLRAQAAAARPEPQRLPVPSGVGLYGPIGRDKQRATL, encoded by the coding sequence ATGCGAAAGTTCCTGACCGCGCTGATCGTGATTCCGCTGGGCCTGATCCTGGTGGCGTTTGCCGTCGCCAACCGGCATTTCGTCACGGTCTCGTTCGATCCCTTCATTTCGGACGACCCGTCACTCTCGGTCACGTTGCCGCTGTTCCTGCTGCTGATCCTGGTGGCCGCCATCGGGGTCTTCGCCGGCGGTTGTGCGGTCTGGTTCGGCCAGCGGCACTGGCGCCGGGCAGCGCGCCGGCATGAGGCGGAGGCCCGGGCCGCCAGGGGCGAGCTGGCCGATCTGCGGGCCCAGGCGGCCGCGGCAAGGCCCGAGCCCCAGCGCCTTCCCGTTCCCTCCGGGGTGGGGCTTTACGGGCCCATCGGGCGAGACAAGCAGCGCGCGACGTTGTAG
- a CDS encoding integration host factor subunit beta, with the protein MIKSELVQRIAEHNPHLYQRDVENIVNAILEEIVAALARGDRVELRGFGAFSVKHRPARAGRNPRTGAHVPVDQKSVPFFKTGKEMRERLNRDHPDPGAPD; encoded by the coding sequence ATGATCAAATCCGAACTTGTTCAGCGTATCGCCGAGCACAACCCGCATCTGTACCAGCGGGATGTCGAGAACATTGTGAATGCGATTCTCGAAGAGATCGTAGCGGCCCTCGCACGCGGTGATCGCGTCGAGCTGCGCGGTTTCGGTGCCTTCTCGGTCAAGCATCGCCCCGCACGCGCCGGGCGCAATCCGCGCACTGGCGCCCATGTGCCCGTCGACCAGAAGAGCGTTCCGTTCTTCAAGACCGGCAAGGAAATGCGCGAGCGGTTGAACCGCGACCATCCGGACCCCGGCGCGCCCGATTAA
- the sppA gene encoding signal peptide peptidase SppA, whose amino-acid sequence MSLDSDIIVDRRRIRRKLTFWRVMAALIAIAAIASFALIATPGARGSFVSAGSIARVQIDGLIRSDSDRTQALERLENSQAAAVIVHINSPGGTTAGSEQLYDSLVRLKAKKPLVVVVEGLAASGGYITAIASDHIIAQQSSLVGSIGVLFQYPNVSELLKTIGVKVEEVKSSPLKAAPNGFEPTSPEARAALDALVKDSYAWFRGLVKDRRGMDDTQLEKVADGRVFTGRQAIDLKLVDQIGDEKTAVSWLVEHKSVKKGLPVRDYKLQPRFGDLPFLKTAAAVTLEALGLGSIAHQIGQTGVAQAVDRFGMDGMLALWQPATSN is encoded by the coding sequence ATGTCGCTCGATTCGGACATCATCGTCGATCGCCGACGGATCCGTCGCAAGCTGACGTTCTGGCGCGTCATGGCCGCGCTGATCGCGATCGCGGCGATCGCAAGCTTTGCGCTGATTGCGACGCCCGGCGCGCGCGGCAGCTTCGTATCCGCCGGCTCGATCGCGCGGGTCCAGATCGATGGATTGATCCGCAGCGATTCCGATCGCACGCAGGCGCTGGAGCGGCTTGAGAATTCGCAGGCCGCGGCCGTCATCGTTCACATCAACTCGCCGGGCGGCACCACCGCCGGCTCCGAGCAGCTCTACGATTCACTCGTCCGGTTGAAGGCGAAGAAGCCGCTCGTCGTGGTGGTCGAGGGCCTTGCGGCCTCCGGCGGCTACATCACCGCGATTGCGAGCGATCACATCATCGCCCAGCAGAGCTCGCTGGTCGGGTCGATCGGTGTGCTGTTCCAATATCCCAACGTCTCCGAGCTCCTGAAGACCATCGGCGTCAAGGTCGAGGAGGTGAAGTCGTCGCCGCTGAAGGCCGCGCCCAACGGCTTTGAGCCGACCAGTCCCGAGGCGCGGGCCGCGCTCGATGCGCTGGTGAAGGATTCCTACGCCTGGTTCAGGGGATTGGTGAAGGATCGGCGTGGCATGGATGACACGCAGCTCGAGAAAGTGGCCGACGGCCGCGTCTTCACCGGCCGCCAGGCGATCGATCTCAAGCTGGTCGACCAGATCGGCGACGAGAAGACGGCGGTGAGCTGGCTGGTCGAGCACAAGAGCGTCAAGAAGGGTCTGCCGGTACGCGACTACAAGCTTCAGCCGCGCTTTGGCGACCTGCCGTTCCTCAAGACGGCGGCGGCTGTCACGCTGGAAGCGCTCGGTTTGGGCTCGATTGCGCACCAAATCGGGCAAACTGGCGTTGCGCAGGCGGTCGACCGGTTCGGAATGGATGGAATGCTGGCCCTGTGGCAACCGGCCACCTCAAACTGA